In Plectropomus leopardus isolate mb unplaced genomic scaffold, YSFRI_Pleo_2.0 unplaced_scaffold22533, whole genome shotgun sequence, the genomic stretch TCCCACTCGTAATTACGACTTTGGggggccgttcatgtgctcgtaactcgTAAACacgatatttccgaggagcaaGTGAAGAGAGCATAAAGACCCAGACAAATGAGCTCAGCAAGATGATTTTTAACTATttcaaaataatccaaaaatacaaaaacactgttaCTTAGTTTGAGAAGTCCAACGGAAtgcattcaaaatattttaggacatttgttgaGCAGtggaatatattttaaaagtaacctTTCCAGCATTGTTTGTAATAAAGGACCATGAAGTAAATCTGTTTAATCTGAAATTCTCCTAAATCCAAAATAAAGCAGCATTTGAAGTATCGGAGATGTGACCTGTGAACTGACCGGACTCTGCAGCAGCCGTCTGACCGTCTTTACACACAGCAGACGGATCGACGTCATCGCAGTTATCTGAGAGAAACACGGAGAGAAACCATCAGTCAGAGAGAGCAACGGAAATATTTAACCTGGAACAAACATGACAGTACGTGAGTATATAcagggataaataaataaaaaaattgaaaaatagttTAATAATTGTGGGGGGGGTCCTTTtttcagtaacataattttaaataaaatattaagagatttataagtatgttttcttggacattttccatttttttaatgattattatatCTAATAACACCAGcagattttcagattatttccttgtcacctttgagtaattttttaccagtttgttttacattttgtttgtcatgTTGCAGATTAtattttccaggtgtttttgaaatgaatcTCAGGTTTtggaggtttaaatgcttgtgaaaggagtctgaatgcagaacaagaaaagatGTCTATCCAGgagttaaagagttaaatgtgATGAAACTTGTCTCAGCTTTTTGCAGGGCAACTACGcacaataaacatgtttgtttttctttttttttaactctcaaaAACAAAGTCTTCATTATTCACATcatgaatttgtgaaaaacCTCGTTTTTTAGTTTCAAAGCTCAGATGAAGGAACGACGCTGTCAGGAAACGAGTGTTTCTGCTTCACACACAGCATCACAGAGGATGTGGtcaggaggtgtgtgtgtgtgtgtgtgtgtgtgtgtgtacccagGTCGTGGCTGCAGCTCTCGGTGATGCGGTAGCAGTGCATCTTGCTGAAGTTTCTGGAGTCGAGGCGGATGCAGGCCGGATGCAGCAGCATGCAGCGCAGACGtcccagagtgcactctggTGGCACGCTGAGGTAACACGCCGCGTGGCTCTGCAgagacaacaacacacacacacacacacacacacacacacacacagacacacacacagacacacacacagacacacacacagacacacagaaaaacacgaTGGACTGAACTCAGTGATTTACGACGTAGAGATTTGAGCTGAGTGTTTAGAGCGACTCTGTTGTTCGTCATGTTTTACTCaccttaatttgtttttttatgtaaatctctactcattatatttttttaattttgagcacTGACCTGTTCTGAGGGATGTTGTTGTGACCTCCCAAAAACTATAGACAGCTGCATCATTACAGTTTACATAAAGACACCCTGAAACCAACCAGGACTGCTCACCTGGAAAACTACCTTACTGAGGTTACCTGTGCGTCAGccaacaacatgaaaaacaacttcataaagaaaataaaccaaattaaGTAAAATTATAAAGAACCTTTTTTAACATACTGTCCATCTAAAAGACCCAAGCAAGAGCGTACGGGGGAgcataacaaagaaaaacaactgagaAATACAGGACTGCCTTGGCATCCAAATGGTTAAACTGCCATAAAACAACAATGACCCCAGTTTAGCTCCAGCGATGGGACCTTTGTTGAATGTTATAACCCCTTTGTCTGTCCCACCATTTATATTCTGCCTCTACACTCTCATCtacacattaaaagtgaaaatgcaaaaaaacaacccaataCTTAAtagaaatatgtcaaaaaaaaaacataaatacttgTAATAATGGCAGTgtaaccaacaacaacaacaaaaacaatgtaatgatAGAACGTATGCAAAACTGCAAATTTGCTCTGAGAGGACACCTGAACACTGTTgatctgccacacacacacacacacacacacacacacacacacacacacttttatatacacacacacacacacacacacacacatccagtcCATCCACAGTGGAGGTGATGCTCTGGCTGACAAATTtgtaaataatcaaattatCACAAATTTGAAGTTTGGACTGCAGGTCTGTGGTCTAACATAAAGCAGATCTAAGTGATGTGGTTCAGCTGGTTCTTACCGTGATGCCGCACCACTCACACCTCATCCCCGCCAGGACGTCAGAGGAACCACAGGAACGCCGACACACGTCGCACCTCGCCGCCGATGCCAAG encodes the following:
- the LOC121965963 gene encoding diacylglycerol kinase theta-like yields the protein IYFLQLQDTFHHHWREGNLASAARCDVCRRSCGSSDVLAGMRCEWCGITSHAACYLSVPPECTLGRLRCMLLHPACIRLDSRNFSKMHCYRITESCSHDLDNCDDVDPSAVCKDGQTAAAES